The following proteins are co-located in the Haloplanus sp. HW8-1 genome:
- the cobA gene encoding uroporphyrinogen-III C-methyltransferase, translated as MNTTTTTGTVYLVGAGPGDPELMTVKARRLLDEADVVLHDSLVGDGVIESIPDPTRVANVGKRADGERTPQAEINDRLIREATAGNDVVRLKGGDPCVFARGGEEAEHLARHGVAFEVVPGITSAVAAPDVAGIPATHRDHASSLTVVTGHEDPTKADSALDWNALSTLVDAGGTLVILMGVGRLPDNVTALRAGAAEADTPVAMVERATLPAERVVTGTLDTIVSRVDEAAIEPPAVTVVGDVVGVRETVAHCLGGSDAMAEGTPLAAPDERIVEVEVTDGD; from the coding sequence ATGAACACCACGACGACAACCGGTACGGTGTATCTCGTCGGCGCCGGCCCGGGTGATCCCGAACTCATGACGGTGAAAGCCCGGCGTCTGCTCGACGAGGCAGACGTCGTCCTCCACGATTCGCTCGTGGGCGACGGCGTGATCGAATCGATCCCCGACCCGACGCGGGTCGCGAACGTCGGCAAGCGCGCCGACGGCGAGCGAACGCCCCAGGCCGAGATCAACGACCGGCTGATCCGCGAGGCCACGGCCGGCAACGACGTGGTCCGCCTCAAGGGGGGCGACCCCTGCGTGTTCGCCCGCGGCGGCGAGGAGGCGGAACACCTCGCGCGCCACGGCGTCGCCTTCGAGGTGGTGCCGGGGATCACGAGCGCCGTCGCCGCTCCCGACGTCGCCGGCATTCCGGCGACCCACCGCGACCACGCGTCCAGCCTGACGGTCGTCACGGGTCACGAGGACCCCACCAAGGCCGACAGCGCCCTCGACTGGAACGCCCTGTCGACGCTCGTCGACGCCGGCGGGACCCTGGTGATCCTGATGGGCGTCGGTCGCCTGCCGGACAACGTCACCGCCCTTCGCGCGGGGGCGGCCGAGGCCGACACGCCCGTCGCGATGGTCGAACGGGCCACGCTCCCGGCGGAACGGGTCGTCACCGGCACCCTCGACACCATCGTCTCCCGTGTCGACGAGGCGGCGATCGAACCTCCTGCCGTCACCGTCGTCGGCGACGTCGTGGGCGTTCGCGAGACGGTCGCCCACTGCCTCGGCGGCAGCGACGCGATGGCCGAGGGGACGCCCCTCGCCGCCCCCGACGAGCGGATCGTCGAGGTGGAGGTAACCGACGGTGACTGA
- a CDS encoding DR2241 family protein translates to MDRTVGAETPVRPDAGDAFLSWVDDAPVADGRRAREWGDLLVVADGEAYELRHRADRGRPRADLVDRDPATFRGFVRSDDDGRYRPFAGERSLPTGWVMPGLDDPILLRAVASAYPAGIEEWADDADPVPYREVAARQTGIYERVANLSRAELTDVTAAVCGNCAKRRTWDETADDTLPVDRGAGDLPCREPCSFLVAAAREVLVDEPPDEQPPEQPAADVPPGDLTDPANRYRVRYRRAGGNPTTHR, encoded by the coding sequence GTGGACCGGACGGTCGGGGCGGAGACGCCCGTCCGCCCCGACGCCGGCGACGCCTTCCTGTCGTGGGTCGACGATGCGCCCGTCGCGGACGGTCGCCGGGCCCGCGAGTGGGGTGATCTCCTCGTCGTCGCCGACGGCGAGGCGTACGAACTCCGCCACCGCGCCGACCGGGGGCGCCCGCGTGCCGACCTCGTCGACCGCGACCCCGCGACGTTCCGCGGGTTCGTCCGCAGCGACGACGACGGCCGCTACCGCCCCTTCGCCGGCGAGCGATCGCTGCCGACGGGGTGGGTGATGCCGGGGCTTGACGACCCGATCCTGCTCCGTGCCGTCGCGTCGGCGTACCCCGCCGGGATCGAGGAGTGGGCCGACGACGCCGACCCCGTCCCCTACCGCGAGGTGGCCGCCAGACAGACCGGCATCTACGAGCGCGTCGCGAACCTCTCGCGTGCGGAACTGACCGACGTGACCGCGGCGGTCTGTGGCAACTGTGCCAAGCGGCGCACGTGGGACGAGACGGCCGACGACACGCTGCCCGTCGATCGGGGCGCGGGGGACCTCCCCTGCCGCGAGCCGTGTTCGTTCCTCGTCGCCGCGGCCCGCGAGGTGCTTGTCGACGAACCGCCGGACGAACAGCCACCGGAACAGCCAGCAGCCGACGTACCGCCGGGCGACCTGACCGATCCGGCCAACCGCTACCGGGTCCGGTACCGGCGGGCCGGCGGCAACCCAACCACTCACCGATGA
- a CDS encoding DUF6360 family protein encodes MADRVLKVNAFTTFDLLDASVEGHGFEEEAFATLNVRTARNDPETVSLDLELDNTQLESVPPHADHVTLSAEEARTLATELQEAADRVDGADES; translated from the coding sequence ATGGCCGACCGCGTGCTGAAGGTCAACGCCTTCACGACGTTCGACCTCCTCGACGCCAGCGTCGAGGGGCACGGGTTCGAAGAGGAGGCCTTCGCCACGCTGAACGTGCGGACGGCCCGGAACGATCCCGAGACAGTGTCGCTCGACCTCGAACTCGACAACACCCAACTGGAGTCGGTTCCCCCGCACGCCGATCACGTGACGCTCTCGGCCGAGGAGGCACGCACCCTCGCGACCGAACTACAGGAGGCCGCGGACCGAGTGGACGGGGCCGACGAGTCATGA
- a CDS encoding nitrite/sulfite reductase, which translates to MPSKVESWKDEIYGMEIRDHLLRFAEEGWDAIPEDEHDAWFERFKWWGLYHQRKGQESYFMMRIGTPMGRMTPEQLRTVGEVAREYATGPVDNPEFGAAYADFTTRQSIQLHWIKVEDIPDIFDELESVGLSTIQACGDSWRNIVGSPVAGRDADELIDVWPVVQELHETFKGNDLYSNLPRKWKVAVTGDRRGAGQGDINDLAFEPAIKEIDGEEIEGFNVNVGGGLARKEPRFARDIDVFCRPENAADVAAGLSALFRDYGDRDDRFNARIKFLVDEWGPEKVRSVLQEEYVDYELPTAGEGLRDEYDYNAGRSDSPGDYIGVHEQSDGQNFVGLSVLVGRMAADDVIDLADLADEYGSEMIGLTQRQNVLVGDIADEDLDDFLAEDLLAEHSPDPHPFMRGSIACTGTEYCSLSIVETKNRMVRYGRWLRDNVPVPEGVEDFHIHLSGCTASCAQPQIADISLRGMKTRKDGDAVEAFDVGLGGGLGENPQFADWVKMRVPADEVPGYIANLLETYEAERSDPEESFRDFVADRDEDELAALAESAETSYEDPYLGNTKMTWYPYAEDTDMDASPAPTNGQGEPLPSDD; encoded by the coding sequence ATGCCGTCCAAGGTCGAGAGCTGGAAAGACGAAATCTACGGGATGGAGATACGCGATCACCTCCTCCGATTCGCGGAGGAGGGGTGGGACGCCATCCCGGAGGACGAACACGACGCGTGGTTCGAGCGGTTCAAATGGTGGGGCCTGTACCACCAGCGGAAGGGACAGGAGAGCTACTTCATGATGCGCATCGGGACGCCGATGGGCCGGATGACGCCCGAACAGCTTCGAACCGTCGGCGAAGTGGCTCGGGAGTACGCGACGGGACCCGTCGACAACCCCGAGTTCGGCGCGGCGTACGCCGACTTCACGACCCGACAGTCGATCCAACTTCACTGGATCAAAGTCGAGGACATCCCCGACATCTTCGACGAACTCGAATCGGTCGGCCTCTCGACGATTCAGGCGTGTGGCGACTCCTGGCGCAACATCGTGGGCTCGCCCGTCGCCGGCCGCGACGCCGACGAACTCATCGACGTCTGGCCCGTCGTGCAGGAACTCCACGAGACGTTCAAGGGCAACGACCTCTACTCGAACCTGCCCCGGAAGTGGAAGGTCGCCGTGACCGGCGACCGCCGCGGCGCCGGCCAGGGCGACATCAACGACCTCGCCTTCGAGCCCGCGATCAAGGAAATCGATGGGGAAGAAATCGAGGGCTTCAACGTCAACGTCGGTGGCGGTCTCGCCCGCAAGGAACCCCGCTTCGCTCGGGACATCGACGTCTTCTGCCGGCCCGAGAACGCGGCCGACGTGGCCGCCGGGCTCTCCGCGCTCTTCCGTGATTACGGCGACCGTGACGACCGCTTCAACGCCCGCATCAAGTTCCTCGTCGACGAGTGGGGCCCCGAGAAGGTCCGCTCCGTGCTGCAAGAGGAGTACGTCGACTACGAACTCCCCACCGCCGGCGAGGGGCTTCGCGACGAGTACGACTACAACGCCGGCCGCTCTGACTCCCCGGGCGACTACATCGGCGTTCACGAGCAGAGTGACGGGCAGAACTTCGTCGGCCTCTCCGTCCTCGTCGGTCGCATGGCCGCCGACGACGTGATCGACCTCGCCGATCTGGCCGACGAGTACGGCTCCGAGATGATCGGCCTGACCCAGCGACAGAACGTCCTCGTCGGCGACATCGCCGACGAGGATCTGGACGACTTCCTCGCCGAGGATCTGCTGGCGGAGCACTCGCCGGATCCGCACCCGTTCATGCGTGGCTCCATCGCGTGTACCGGCACCGAGTACTGCTCGCTGTCCATCGTCGAGACGAAGAATCGGATGGTCCGGTACGGCCGCTGGCTCCGCGACAACGTGCCCGTCCCCGAGGGCGTCGAGGACTTCCACATCCACCTCTCGGGCTGTACGGCCTCGTGTGCCCAGCCACAGATCGCCGACATCAGCCTCCGGGGGATGAAAACGCGGAAGGACGGCGACGCCGTGGAGGCCTTCGACGTGGGCCTCGGCGGCGGTCTGGGCGAGAACCCGCAGTTCGCCGACTGGGTGAAGATGCGCGTGCCCGCCGACGAGGTGCCCGGCTACATCGCAAACCTCCTCGAAACCTACGAGGCGGAGCGCTCGGATCCCGAGGAGTCGTTCCGTGACTTCGTCGCCGACCGCGACGAGGACGAACTCGCGGCCCTCGCGGAGTCGGCGGAGACGAGCTACGAGGACCCCTACCTCGGCAACACGAAGATGACGTGGTACCCCTACGCCGAGGACACCGACATGGACGCCTCGCCAGCGCCGACGAACGGCCAGGGCGAACCGCTCCCGTCGGACGACTGA
- a CDS encoding glycosyltransferase, whose translation MARVAVLHNTLDGRGGADTVCLHVCEALQSVHEVTLFTLSRSSLDELNRLFDTAADVPVHRPPGNVLVCRAFDALPERFGPALAPRSVLLRRLFARHADRFDAAVSTANEFALPLPSVQYVHYPQFNRRATSAGDAGRLDSLWSRLAGLGHRRLPADAHLLANSEWTADAVETAYGRRPTVCFPPVDPPPDPRPWDDRESGVVVVGRLAPDKRPLRAIRIVDGVRARGHDLHLHLVGSSSPIYADYGRRVATAAADRSYVHLDRDAPRERIDELLETHRYGLNCKPEEHFGMAVAEYVAAGMVAFAPDAGGQREVLDGRPDRLFASTDDAVATVAAAIEADARPTLPRDRYASDRFHAAVRDAVAALPAPR comes from the coding sequence ATGGCGCGGGTGGCGGTCCTCCACAACACGCTCGACGGCCGCGGCGGCGCCGACACCGTCTGTCTCCACGTCTGCGAAGCGCTGCAGTCCGTCCACGAGGTGACGCTCTTTACCCTCTCGCGGTCGTCGCTCGACGAACTGAATCGCCTGTTCGACACCGCGGCCGACGTCCCCGTCCACCGACCGCCGGGGAACGTCCTCGTCTGCCGGGCGTTCGACGCCCTCCCCGAGCGGTTCGGGCCGGCGCTGGCCCCCCGGAGCGTCCTGCTTCGCCGCCTGTTCGCCCGCCACGCCGACCGGTTCGACGCCGCCGTCAGCACCGCCAACGAGTTTGCCCTCCCGCTTCCATCGGTCCAGTACGTCCACTACCCGCAGTTCAACCGCCGGGCGACGTCGGCCGGGGACGCGGGGCGCCTCGATTCGCTCTGGAGCCGACTGGCCGGCCTCGGCCACCGGCGACTCCCCGCCGACGCCCACCTCCTCGCCAACTCCGAATGGACGGCCGACGCCGTCGAGACCGCCTACGGCCGCCGACCGACGGTGTGTTTCCCGCCGGTCGATCCGCCCCCCGATCCGCGTCCCTGGGACGACCGCGAGTCGGGAGTCGTGGTCGTCGGGCGACTGGCACCCGACAAGCGGCCGCTCCGGGCGATCCGGATCGTCGACGGCGTCCGCGCCCGGGGACACGACCTCCACCTCCACCTGGTCGGGTCGTCCTCGCCCATCTACGCCGACTACGGTCGGCGGGTCGCCACCGCCGCGGCCGACCGATCGTACGTCCACCTCGACCGGGACGCGCCCCGCGAGCGGATCGACGAACTGCTCGAAACCCACCGCTACGGGCTCAACTGCAAGCCGGAGGAACATTTCGGCATGGCGGTCGCGGAGTACGTCGCTGCGGGGATGGTGGCCTTCGCCCCCGACGCCGGCGGCCAGCGGGAGGTGCTCGACGGTCGCCCCGACCGTCTGTTCGCCTCGACGGACGACGCCGTGGCGACCGTCGCCGCGGCGATCGAGGCGGACGCCCGCCCGACGCTCCCTCGCGACCGTTACGCGAGCGACCGGTTTCACGCGGCCGTCCGCGACGCGGTCGCGGCGCTTCCGGCCCCGCGCTGA
- a CDS encoding aldo/keto reductase — translation MECAFVGCGAVAEQYAAGLDASSLSPVAVCDLDADRAASLAAATGATAYTDLDALLEATDAPLVVNLTSHGAHATVTERALQAGRHVWSEKPLAMEADRARGLLDLAASRGLGLGCAPITPSGENQRLARRALDDGRLGPVRLGYAHAHVGRVTEWHDDPGSFLRVGPLYDGAVYPLTLLVAWFGPVARVRCADATDPWPDREERSPERPSHVEATLDFEAGALIRLTASFYAPHRSREFTSLELHGDDASLYLGDAGAQGGDGESHVSVGREGRHYTTTPLTAPSRRTAYLDGPERLAASVRRGRPARDTARRAAHVVAVCNAIERAADRGEAVAVDAGGVETPDRRRVVWGTKGGQDAGVVGPPTAALRLPPVGIGCSRYRDGTYVDRRGSIATALDAGYRLLDSAELYGNEARIGDLLAAPGSPDREALFVASKVWNTNHGHVAEACETTLADLGLDHLDCYMIHWPESWAYTGPLRRLAALPVEKQEALTFPETADGDRDRAEVSLESTWRAMEDLHDRGLAATLGICNVDREMLSDLIEFARVPPAVVQVARNPYRPRTDLVEWCHERGIRVIAHSPLSVPGLLEEPAVREGAAEMGVSPAAAVLAWHVGEGVVPIPGSTDPDHVVENLGAATHRLPEGARERFAALEDPDFER, via the coding sequence ATGGAGTGTGCGTTCGTGGGCTGTGGCGCGGTAGCCGAGCAGTACGCCGCCGGCCTCGACGCGTCGTCGCTCTCGCCGGTCGCCGTCTGTGACCTCGACGCCGACCGGGCGGCGTCGCTCGCGGCCGCCACGGGCGCGACGGCCTACACCGACCTGGACGCGTTGCTCGAGGCCACGGACGCGCCGCTCGTGGTGAACCTCACGAGCCACGGCGCCCACGCGACGGTGACCGAGCGGGCGCTCCAGGCGGGGCGGCACGTCTGGAGCGAGAAACCGCTCGCGATGGAGGCCGACCGGGCGCGAGGGCTCCTCGACCTCGCGGCGTCGCGGGGGCTGGGGCTCGGCTGTGCCCCGATCACTCCGAGCGGCGAGAACCAGCGGCTCGCCCGGCGAGCGCTCGACGACGGCCGCCTCGGACCGGTCCGCCTGGGCTACGCCCACGCCCACGTCGGCCGCGTGACCGAGTGGCACGACGATCCCGGTTCCTTCCTCCGGGTCGGGCCGCTGTACGACGGGGCAGTCTACCCCTTGACTCTCCTCGTGGCGTGGTTCGGCCCCGTCGCGCGGGTGCGGTGCGCCGACGCCACCGATCCGTGGCCCGACCGCGAGGAGCGGTCACCCGAGCGACCCAGCCACGTCGAGGCGACACTCGACTTCGAGGCCGGGGCGCTAATCCGTCTCACTGCGAGCTTCTACGCCCCCCACCGGAGTCGAGAGTTCACGAGCCTCGAACTCCACGGCGACGACGCGTCGCTCTACCTCGGCGACGCGGGCGCGCAGGGCGGCGACGGCGAGAGTCACGTCTCGGTCGGCCGCGAGGGGCGGCACTACACCACGACCCCGCTCACCGCGCCGTCGCGGCGGACGGCCTACCTCGACGGGCCGGAGCGCCTCGCGGCGAGCGTCCGGCGGGGGCGGCCTGCCCGCGATACTGCCAGGCGGGCCGCCCACGTCGTCGCCGTCTGCAACGCGATCGAACGGGCGGCCGATCGGGGGGAGGCGGTCGCCGTCGACGCGGGGGGCGTCGAGACGCCGGACCGGCGCCGCGTGGTGTGGGGAACAAAGGGGGGACAGGACGCTGGAGTCGTCGGCCCGCCGACCGCCGCGCTCCGCCTGCCGCCGGTCGGGATCGGCTGTTCGCGCTACCGCGACGGGACGTACGTCGACCGCCGGGGCTCCATCGCGACGGCGCTGGACGCGGGCTATCGCCTCCTCGACTCCGCGGAACTCTACGGCAACGAGGCGCGGATCGGCGACCTCCTCGCGGCACCGGGGAGTCCCGACCGCGAGGCCCTGTTCGTCGCGAGCAAGGTGTGGAACACCAACCACGGCCACGTCGCGGAGGCCTGCGAAACGACGCTCGCGGATCTGGGGCTCGACCACCTCGACTGTTATATGATCCACTGGCCGGAGTCGTGGGCGTACACGGGGCCACTGCGACGGCTCGCAGCACTCCCCGTCGAGAAACAGGAGGCGCTCACCTTCCCCGAGACGGCGGACGGCGATCGGGACCGGGCAGAGGTGAGCCTCGAATCGACATGGCGGGCGATGGAGGACCTCCACGACCGGGGGCTGGCGGCGACACTCGGGATCTGTAACGTCGACCGGGAGATGCTTTCAGACCTGATCGAGTTCGCGCGTGTCCCGCCCGCCGTCGTCCAGGTGGCCCGGAACCCCTACCGGCCGCGCACCGATCTGGTCGAGTGGTGTCACGAGCGGGGGATCCGGGTGATCGCCCACTCGCCGTTGTCGGTACCGGGCCTGCTGGAAGAGCCAGCAGTCCGCGAGGGTGCCGCCGAGATGGGCGTCTCGCCGGCGGCGGCGGTCCTCGCCTGGCACGTCGGCGAGGGCGTCGTCCCCATCCCCGGCAGCACTGACCCCGACCACGTGGTCGAGAACCTCGGCGCCGCGACCCACCGCCTCCCCGAGGGGGCACGGGAGCGGTTCGCGGCGCTCGAAGACCCCGACTTCGAGCGATGA
- a CDS encoding CDP-alcohol phosphatidyltransferase family protein, whose protein sequence is MSGENVRGRRLDAAAVTATAVAAAGVAVGGWTLVADATTRAAANRWTAITGAVLAYEVGFLALHLDAGRPGAAVAPPNLVTLGRGLLYAATAGFLVVPPTTPAVRWAPAACYGTGVALDFADGRLARRTGRTTPLGAKLDHAFDTLGFLVAPLVGVAWGRLPPIYLSLSAARYVYLLGVGWRRRRDRPVGDLPESRVRRPLAALQMGFITVALAPVVPASIVHPASLVALAPSLATFVRDYVAVTGRLGETGGSMK, encoded by the coding sequence ATGAGCGGGGAGAACGTCCGCGGGCGGCGACTCGACGCCGCGGCGGTGACGGCGACGGCCGTGGCCGCCGCGGGCGTGGCCGTCGGCGGCTGGACCCTCGTCGCCGACGCGACCACGCGCGCCGCCGCGAACCGCTGGACGGCGATCACGGGAGCGGTGCTGGCCTACGAGGTGGGTTTTCTCGCCCTCCACCTCGACGCCGGCCGACCGGGGGCGGCCGTCGCCCCGCCGAACCTCGTCACGCTGGGCCGGGGACTGCTGTACGCCGCCACGGCCGGGTTTCTGGTCGTCCCCCCGACCACACCGGCGGTGCGCTGGGCGCCCGCAGCCTGTTACGGCACCGGCGTCGCCCTCGATTTCGCCGACGGACGCCTGGCGCGACGGACGGGACGGACGACGCCGCTCGGGGCGAAACTCGATCACGCCTTCGATACGCTCGGATTCCTGGTCGCGCCGCTCGTCGGCGTCGCGTGGGGGCGGCTCCCACCGATCTACCTCTCGCTGTCGGCCGCGCGGTACGTCTATCTCCTCGGCGTCGGGTGGCGGCGCCGACGCGACCGACCGGTCGGCGACCTTCCCGAGAGCCGGGTGCGACGGCCGCTGGCGGCGCTCCAGATGGGCTTTATCACCGTCGCGCTGGCGCCGGTCGTGCCGGCGTCGATCGTTCACCCGGCGAGTCTGGTCGCCCTCGCGCCGTCGCTCGCGACGTTCGTCCGCGACTACGTCGCCGTCACGGGGCGACTGGGCGAGACGGGCGGCAGTATGAAGTGA
- a CDS encoding zinc-dependent alcohol dehydrogenase, which translates to MTGSVDDADESGAVVPPTGRALYFTGPRSISVERESVSAPGPDEVLVETRLSAVSSGTELLIYRGEMPRDLPADTTIDALDGDLSYPLKYGYATVGDVVALGANVDEAWRGRRVFAFNPHESHFVAAPADLVPVPDDVSTATAALLPTAETATTFVMDGRPRVGERVVVFGAGMVGLVTTRVLSSFPLERLTVVEPVAHRREMATTLGADETLRPAEAARIGDRGGPPGADLAYELSGSPATLDDAIDAVGYDGRIVVGSWYGRKRAETDLGGFFHRNRIDVSSSQVSTLAPDLRGRWTKERRLDVAWDRLRELSTDRLVTHRIGLGNAAEAYRLLDDGPENALQVLLTFE; encoded by the coding sequence GTGACAGGGAGCGTCGACGACGCGGACGAGTCAGGTGCCGTCGTCCCGCCGACCGGCCGGGCGCTGTACTTCACCGGCCCCCGGTCGATCAGCGTCGAACGGGAGTCGGTCAGTGCTCCGGGGCCCGACGAGGTGCTCGTGGAAACGCGTCTCTCCGCGGTGAGTTCGGGTACCGAACTCTTGATCTATCGGGGGGAGATGCCCCGCGACCTGCCCGCCGACACGACGATCGACGCCCTTGACGGCGACCTCTCGTATCCGCTGAAGTACGGCTACGCGACCGTCGGCGACGTAGTGGCCCTGGGCGCGAACGTCGACGAGGCGTGGCGGGGGCGGCGCGTCTTCGCGTTCAACCCCCACGAGAGCCACTTCGTGGCGGCACCGGCCGACCTCGTGCCGGTGCCGGACGACGTGTCGACGGCGACGGCCGCGCTGTTGCCGACGGCGGAGACGGCGACGACGTTCGTCATGGACGGGCGGCCGCGGGTCGGCGAGCGTGTCGTCGTCTTCGGCGCCGGGATGGTCGGCCTCGTCACGACGAGGGTGCTCTCGTCGTTCCCGCTGGAACGGCTGACGGTCGTCGAACCCGTCGCCCACCGACGGGAGATGGCCACCACCCTCGGCGCCGACGAGACGCTCCGGCCCGCGGAGGCGGCACGCATCGGCGACCGCGGCGGCCCGCCCGGGGCGGATCTGGCGTACGAACTCTCGGGGTCGCCGGCGACGCTCGACGACGCCATCGACGCCGTGGGCTACGACGGCCGGATCGTCGTCGGATCGTGGTACGGGCGCAAGCGCGCCGAGACGGATCTCGGGGGCTTTTTCCACCGGAACCGGATCGACGTATCGTCGAGTCAGGTGAGCACGCTCGCCCCCGATCTCCGGGGGCGGTGGACGAAAGAGCGCCGACTGGACGTGGCGTGGGATCGCCTCCGCGAACTGTCGACCGACCGCCTCGTCACGCACCGCATCGGCCTCGGGAACGCGGCCGAGGCATACCGACTGCTCGACGACGGCCCCGAGAACGCGCTCCAGGTGTTGCTCACCTTCGAGTAG
- a CDS encoding 6-pyruvoyl trahydropterin synthase family protein, with the protein MYRLSVSRDFVAQHFLTVPDPGPEGEVHSHHFEVAVRFAGPDLNEHGYLVDIDAVDAALDRLEARYRDALLNDLPEFEGANPSVERFARVFGDRFVEAVPTEGPTRLTVRMWEDEDAWASHERAL; encoded by the coding sequence ATGTACCGGCTCTCGGTGTCGCGGGACTTCGTGGCCCAGCACTTCCTCACGGTCCCCGACCCCGGCCCCGAAGGCGAGGTCCACAGCCACCACTTCGAGGTGGCGGTGCGCTTCGCCGGCCCCGATCTGAACGAGCATGGCTACCTCGTCGACATCGACGCGGTCGACGCCGCCCTCGACCGACTGGAAGCCCGGTATCGCGACGCCTTGCTGAACGACTTGCCGGAGTTCGAGGGCGCGAACCCGAGCGTCGAGCGGTTCGCACGCGTCTTCGGCGACCGGTTCGTCGAGGCCGTCCCGACCGAAGGACCCACGCGCCTGACCGTCCGGATGTGGGAAGACGAGGACGCGTGGGCCAGCCACGAGCGAGCGCTCTGA
- a CDS encoding class I SAM-dependent methyltransferase: protein MDHADERYLEAKRVVDDRALDRRVRDRLLDELPPTPRVLEAGCGTGVTVPRLVDWGVTAGTYRGVDSDPDVVERARDLRMADLDADDADDADFRVDDLTVRFEAGDALDAFDGEWADLVVAGAFLDLVPIDDALDAFAGALGTDGLVYAPITFDGETIFQPDHPADDAVVAAYHDAIDDEPGRDVRAGRHLLDRCRERDGDLLAAGASDWIVHPQDGDYAADERHFLGTILSFVEAAVEGSVPGAEAWLRTRRRQLDAGTLTYVAHGYDVLYRPG from the coding sequence ATGGACCACGCGGACGAGCGATATCTGGAGGCGAAACGGGTGGTCGACGACCGGGCGCTCGACCGGCGGGTACGGGACCGCCTCCTCGACGAACTCCCGCCGACCCCCCGGGTGCTGGAGGCGGGGTGTGGCACCGGTGTCACCGTCCCACGGCTGGTGGACTGGGGCGTGACCGCCGGCACGTACCGGGGCGTCGACAGCGACCCGGACGTCGTCGAGCGAGCGCGCGACCTGCGGATGGCCGACCTCGACGCCGACGACGCCGACGACGCCGACTTCCGCGTCGACGATCTGACCGTCCGCTTCGAGGCCGGCGACGCCCTCGACGCGTTCGACGGCGAATGGGCGGACCTCGTGGTGGCGGGGGCGTTCCTTGATCTCGTCCCCATCGACGACGCACTCGACGCCTTCGCCGGGGCGCTCGGCACCGACGGTCTGGTGTACGCGCCGATCACCTTCGACGGGGAGACGATCTTTCAGCCGGACCATCCGGCCGACGACGCCGTCGTCGCGGCGTACCACGACGCCATCGACGACGAACCGGGGCGGGACGTCCGGGCCGGCCGGCACCTGCTCGACCGCTGTCGGGAACGCGACGGGGACCTGCTGGCGGCCGGGGCGTCGGACTGGATCGTCCACCCGCAGGACGGCGACTACGCCGCCGACGAGCGTCACTTCCTCGGGACGATCCTCTCGTTCGTCGAGGCGGCGGTCGAGGGATCGGTCCCGGGTGCCGAGGCGTGGCTCCGGACCCGCCGGCGACAGCTCGACGCGGGAACGCTGACCTACGTGGCCCACGGGTACGACGTCCTCTATCGGCCCGGCTGA
- a CDS encoding DUF7475 family protein, which produces MSSTSESTLDTASLTRLHWLGIALAAITGIVHLYFGVLAIDTLQGISFVLAGVAFFVAILLLRLDYRRRLLYLVGIPFTGVQIVLYFYLNWPDVLGPGGIADKIVQAGLIAVLVVLYRREA; this is translated from the coding sequence ATGTCATCCACGTCCGAATCCACCCTCGATACGGCGTCGCTCACCCGACTCCACTGGCTCGGCATCGCGCTGGCGGCGATCACGGGGATCGTCCACCTCTATTTCGGCGTCCTCGCTATCGACACCCTCCAGGGCATCAGTTTCGTCCTCGCTGGCGTCGCCTTCTTCGTCGCCATCTTGCTTCTCCGCCTCGATTACCGCCGCCGCCTGCTCTATCTCGTCGGCATCCCGTTTACCGGCGTGCAGATCGTCCTCTATTTCTATCTGAACTGGCCGGACGTCCTCGGTCCGGGCGGCATCGCCGACAAGATCGTCCAGGCCGGGCTGATCGCGGTCCTCGTCGTGCTCTACCGCCGGGAAGCGTAG